The following are encoded together in the Tatumella ptyseos genome:
- the lon gene encoding endopeptidase La — MTSERSEHIDIPVLPLRDVVVYPHMVIPLFVGREKSIRCLESAMDNDKKILLVAQKEATTDEPSIDDLFTVGTVASVLQMLKLPDGTVKVLVEGVQRATLTSLDDSEEFFTAQIEYIESPEIDESEQEVLIRAAVSQFEGYIKLNKKIPPEVLTSLNNIEDAARLADTIAAHMPLKLADKQSVLEMSDVNERLEYLMAMMESEIDLLQVEKRIRNRVKKQMEKSQREYYLNEQMKAIQKELGEMDDVPDEFEALKRKIDEAKMPAEAKEKAEAELQKLKMMSPMSAEATVVRGYIDWMVQVPWVGRSKVKKDLRKAQETLDKDHFGLDRVKDRILEYLAVQSRVNKIRGPILCLVGPPGVGKTSLGQSIAKATGRKYIRMALGGVRDEAEIRGHRRTYIGSMPGKLIQKMAKVGVRNPLFLLDEIDKMSADMRGDPASALLEVLDPEQNNAFNDHYLEVDYDLSDVMFVATSNSMNIPGPLLDRMEVIRLSGYTEDEKLNIAKDHLLPKQMERNALKSGELTVEDSAIMGIIRFYTREAGVRSLERELSKLCRKAVKALLLDKKLKHITINAENLSEYLGVQRFDYGRADEKNRIGEVTGLAWTEVGGDLLTIETASVPGKGKLSYTGSLGEVMQESIQAAMTVVRSRAESLGINNDFYEKRDIHVHVPEGATPKDGPSAGIAMCTALVSSLTGNPVKAEVAMTGEITLRGQVLPIGGLKEKLLAAHRGGIKTVLIPFENKRDLEEIPDNVIADLKIHPVKNIEEVLKLALERAPEGIEVVTPSA; from the coding sequence TATTCCCGTGTTACCTTTACGCGATGTAGTGGTTTATCCGCACATGGTGATACCGTTATTCGTGGGTCGCGAAAAATCTATTCGCTGCTTAGAGTCAGCGATGGATAATGATAAGAAAATTCTGCTGGTGGCGCAGAAAGAAGCGACAACTGATGAACCGAGTATTGACGATTTATTTACTGTCGGTACGGTGGCTTCGGTCCTACAGATGCTAAAACTTCCTGACGGTACGGTAAAAGTCCTCGTTGAGGGTGTACAGCGTGCAACACTCACCTCGCTTGATGATAGCGAAGAGTTTTTTACGGCTCAAATTGAGTATATCGAAAGCCCTGAAATTGATGAAAGTGAGCAAGAAGTATTGATTCGTGCTGCGGTCAGCCAATTCGAAGGCTACATCAAACTCAATAAAAAGATCCCACCGGAAGTGTTAACCTCTTTAAACAATATTGAGGATGCGGCACGTCTGGCGGATACCATCGCTGCTCATATGCCGCTTAAATTGGCAGATAAGCAATCAGTACTTGAAATGTCAGATGTAAATGAACGTCTTGAGTACTTGATGGCAATGATGGAATCGGAAATCGATCTGCTGCAAGTTGAGAAGCGCATTCGTAACCGTGTTAAAAAGCAGATGGAAAAAAGCCAGCGCGAGTACTATCTGAACGAGCAAATGAAAGCGATTCAGAAAGAACTTGGCGAAATGGACGATGTGCCAGATGAGTTTGAAGCACTGAAGCGCAAGATCGATGAAGCGAAAATGCCAGCGGAAGCTAAAGAAAAAGCAGAGGCTGAACTTCAAAAGCTAAAAATGATGTCACCAATGTCTGCTGAAGCGACAGTGGTACGTGGCTATATCGACTGGATGGTACAAGTTCCTTGGGTAGGCCGTAGTAAAGTTAAGAAAGACCTACGCAAAGCACAAGAAACCTTGGATAAAGATCACTTTGGACTGGATAGAGTCAAAGACCGGATCCTTGAGTACTTAGCGGTACAAAGCCGGGTTAATAAGATCCGTGGTCCTATTCTTTGCTTAGTGGGACCTCCTGGTGTCGGGAAAACCTCATTAGGCCAATCTATTGCGAAGGCGACGGGGCGTAAATATATCCGTATGGCACTTGGTGGAGTGCGCGATGAAGCAGAAATTCGTGGACATCGCCGTACCTATATCGGTTCTATGCCGGGTAAATTAATTCAAAAAATGGCGAAAGTTGGTGTTCGTAACCCACTATTCCTGCTCGACGAAATCGATAAAATGTCAGCAGATATGCGTGGTGACCCAGCTTCGGCACTATTAGAAGTGTTAGATCCTGAGCAGAATAATGCCTTCAACGATCACTACTTAGAAGTAGATTATGATCTGTCTGATGTGATGTTCGTTGCGACCTCGAACTCGATGAATATCCCAGGTCCTCTCCTCGACCGGATGGAAGTTATCCGTCTTTCTGGGTATACCGAAGATGAGAAGTTAAATATTGCTAAAGATCATTTACTTCCTAAACAGATGGAGCGTAATGCGCTTAAATCGGGTGAACTCACGGTTGAAGACAGTGCAATCATGGGCATTATTCGCTTTTACACCCGTGAAGCAGGCGTCCGTAGTTTAGAAAGGGAACTCTCAAAACTATGCCGTAAAGCTGTTAAAGCCTTGTTGCTGGATAAGAAGCTGAAGCATATTACGATTAATGCAGAGAATCTCAGTGAATATCTTGGTGTTCAACGCTTTGACTATGGCCGAGCTGACGAGAAAAATCGTATCGGTGAAGTAACCGGTCTGGCGTGGACCGAAGTGGGTGGGGATCTGTTAACGATTGAAACCGCCAGCGTACCGGGTAAAGGTAAACTCTCTTATACCGGTTCTCTGGGTGAAGTAATGCAGGAATCTATCCAAGCAGCGATGACGGTTGTCCGTTCGCGTGCAGAATCATTAGGTATCAATAATGATTTCTACGAAAAACGTGACATTCACGTCCACGTCCCTGAAGGTGCGACGCCAAAAGATGGTCCTAGTGCGGGGATCGCGATGTGTACCGCCCTCGTATCAAGTTTGACAGGGAACCCGGTTAAGGCAGAAGTTGCCATGACGGGAGAGATCACTTTACGCGGTCAAGTTCTACCAATCGGTGGTTTGAAAGAGAAACTTCTCGCAGCTCATCGTGGAGGGATTAAAACCGTATTAATTCCTTTTGAGAACAAGCGTGATCTGGAAGAGATCCCGGATAATGTCATCGCTGATCTGAAGATTCACCCTGTAAAAAATATCGAAGAAGTCTTAAAGTTAGCGTTAGAACGAGCTCCTGAAGGGATTGAAGTTGTCACTCCCTCAGCATAA
- the hupB gene encoding nucleoid-associated protein HU-beta, with product MNKSQLVDKIAADADISKAAAGRVLDAFIGAVTESLKAGDDVALVGFGTFAVKERAERTGRNPQTGKEITIPAGKVPGFRAGKGLKDSVN from the coding sequence GTGAATAAATCACAATTGGTTGATAAAATTGCTGCTGATGCAGATATTTCCAAAGCAGCTGCAGGACGTGTTTTAGACGCATTTATCGGTGCGGTAACTGAATCATTAAAAGCTGGTGATGACGTTGCTCTAGTCGGTTTTGGAACTTTCGCGGTAAAAGAGCGTGCTGAACGTACTGGCCGTAACCCGCAAACAGGTAAAGAGATTACAATTCCTGCAGGTAAAGTCCCTGGCTTCCGTGCAGGTAAAGGATTAAAAGACTCAGTTAACTAA
- the ppiD gene encoding peptidylprolyl isomerase: MMDNLRSASNHVVLKIILGIIIISFVLTGVSNYLIGGNHDYAAKINGETISRAQFENAYNNERMRQQQQLGDQYAQLAGNEQFMQQLRQQALSQLVDQTLLQQYVHSLNLAVTDEQIKQAIFAVPQFQTNGHFDNALYNSVLSSVNYTPDSYAASLRKSLANQQLAQAVGNTDFVLKSEANRIADLVSQQRQIRQATLNVDTLAAQQKVNDAEIKGYYDAHQDTFKLPEQFKVSYIKLDAKAMQKAPTEQEIQAWYDSHKADYTQQARQRFSVIQVKTEQQANELLKQLQQGANFAEVARQQSQDSVSAKQGGDLGWMEQDSVPDELASAKLTEKGALSGVIKSSVGYLIVRLDDVQPAQQQALAAVHQAVADKVQQETAISQFFALQQKVNDAASNDNDSLAAAEQVAGTKAVETSWFSQQSVPDALNFDQVKEVIFNGSLLGEQGTPGSNSSIITVDGDRAFVVRISAHEPAKVKPQAQVTTEITAAIKHDKAVAEAKHQAESIVTELRQGKQTLFTQAGLAFGAVQTLQRNQQSPLSETVFGLTPPKGTSPSYGFTQDNSGNIVIIALDKVLTGEMPAAQRTQMINGIADNNAQLAFTALLQQLRQEAKIKYGDAVQLQ, encoded by the coding sequence ATGATGGACAATTTACGCTCAGCGTCTAATCACGTTGTGCTTAAAATCATACTGGGAATAATCATTATTTCGTTCGTACTGACAGGCGTCAGTAATTATTTGATCGGCGGAAATCATGATTATGCAGCCAAAATTAACGGTGAAACAATCAGCCGAGCGCAATTCGAAAATGCGTACAACAATGAACGTATGCGTCAGCAGCAACAATTGGGTGACCAATACGCACAGTTGGCAGGTAATGAACAATTTATGCAACAGCTTCGTCAACAAGCGCTTTCTCAACTTGTGGACCAAACGCTTTTACAACAATATGTTCATTCACTGAATCTTGCCGTGACCGATGAACAAATTAAGCAGGCTATCTTTGCTGTGCCGCAATTCCAAACTAATGGACATTTCGATAACGCACTCTATAACTCTGTATTAAGCAGTGTTAACTACACACCGGATAGTTATGCGGCATCATTGCGTAAAAGTTTGGCGAATCAACAATTGGCTCAAGCGGTAGGCAACACAGACTTCGTGCTAAAGAGCGAAGCAAACCGTATAGCTGATCTCGTTTCTCAGCAACGCCAAATCCGTCAAGCAACCTTAAACGTTGATACGCTAGCGGCTCAGCAAAAAGTCAATGATGCTGAGATTAAAGGCTATTATGATGCGCATCAAGATACGTTTAAGCTTCCTGAACAGTTCAAGGTTAGCTACATTAAACTTGATGCTAAGGCAATGCAGAAAGCGCCAACTGAGCAAGAGATTCAGGCATGGTACGATAGCCATAAAGCAGACTATACACAGCAAGCTCGTCAGCGCTTTAGCGTTATCCAAGTCAAAACAGAGCAACAAGCTAATGAGTTGCTCAAGCAACTACAGCAAGGTGCTAATTTCGCAGAAGTTGCCCGTCAACAGTCTCAAGACTCAGTCTCAGCAAAGCAGGGCGGGGATTTAGGTTGGATGGAACAAGATTCAGTTCCTGACGAATTGGCCTCAGCGAAACTCACTGAGAAAGGTGCGCTGTCGGGAGTAATCAAAAGCTCTGTAGGGTATCTCATCGTCCGGTTAGATGATGTCCAACCGGCACAACAACAAGCTCTTGCCGCTGTTCACCAAGCCGTTGCAGATAAAGTTCAACAAGAAACGGCAATTAGTCAATTCTTTGCACTGCAACAAAAAGTGAATGATGCAGCTAGCAACGATAATGACTCCTTAGCCGCTGCGGAACAAGTTGCGGGAACAAAAGCGGTTGAGACTTCATGGTTTAGCCAACAATCAGTACCTGATGCGTTGAATTTCGATCAAGTAAAAGAAGTCATCTTCAACGGTAGCTTACTTGGTGAGCAAGGCACACCAGGTAGTAATTCAAGTATTATCACCGTTGATGGTGATCGCGCGTTCGTCGTTCGTATCTCAGCGCATGAGCCTGCTAAAGTAAAACCTCAAGCTCAAGTGACTACAGAGATTACTGCTGCCATCAAACATGATAAAGCGGTTGCTGAAGCCAAACATCAAGCAGAATCTATCGTGACTGAGTTGCGTCAAGGGAAACAAACCCTTTTCACTCAAGCAGGACTCGCATTTGGGGCAGTACAGACCTTACAACGTAATCAACAATCACCTCTATCTGAGACCGTTTTTGGGTTAACGCCACCGAAAGGGACATCACCTAGTTACGGCTTTACCCAAGATAACAGCGGTAATATTGTTATTATTGCCTTGGATAAAGTGTTAACTGGCGAAATGCCGGCTGCTCAGAGAACGCAGATGATTAACGGTATTGCGGATAATAATGCTCAGCTTGCCTTCACCGCTCTACTCCAGCAATTACGTCAGGAAGCGAAGATTAAATACGGTGATGCAGTACAACTACAATAA
- a CDS encoding ComEA family DNA-binding protein, with the protein MTRQQLTLLVFLFATCSSLTQAATVKKEGKNTEAIQQQVIDKVNLNTADAATLAAKLNGVGLRKAQAIIEYREKYGLFTDVKQLIEVPGFGESLVNRVISKLTL; encoded by the coding sequence ATGACACGACAACAACTCACCCTCTTGGTCTTCTTATTCGCTACCTGTAGTTCCTTAACGCAGGCTGCCACGGTAAAGAAAGAGGGTAAAAATACCGAGGCTATCCAACAACAGGTTATTGATAAGGTTAATCTTAATACTGCAGACGCCGCAACCTTAGCTGCAAAGCTAAATGGGGTGGGATTACGAAAGGCTCAAGCTATCATTGAATACAGAGAAAAATACGGCTTATTCACGGATGTAAAGCAGTTAATTGAAGTGCCCGGTTTTGGTGAGAGCCTCGTCAACCGAGTCATATCTAAGCTGACTTTATAG
- the queC gene encoding 7-cyano-7-deazaguanine synthase QueC: MKKAVVVFSGGQDSTTCLVQAMQHYDEVHCITFDYGQRHQQEIDIAKQLTERLGVAAHKVMDVTLLNELAISSLTRDNIPVPGYQPDATGLPSTFVPGRNILFLTLASIYAYQVEAEAVITGVCETDFSGYPDCRDEFVKALNQAVVLGMAKDVRFETPLMWLNKAETWALADYWGQLSLVKAHTLTCYNGIAGSGCGDCAACHLRAKGLEEYLKAPEETLKSLKQKNQLN, from the coding sequence ATGAAAAAGGCAGTTGTTGTATTTAGTGGTGGCCAAGACTCAACCACCTGTTTAGTACAGGCCATGCAACATTATGATGAAGTGCACTGTATTACATTTGATTATGGACAACGCCATCAACAAGAGATCGATATTGCAAAGCAGCTGACTGAACGGTTAGGTGTCGCAGCCCATAAGGTTATGGATGTGACCTTGCTCAATGAATTGGCAATCAGTAGTCTGACACGCGACAATATTCCTGTACCCGGGTACCAACCCGATGCCACCGGACTTCCCAGTACCTTCGTTCCGGGCCGTAATATTCTTTTTCTCACCTTAGCATCGATTTATGCCTACCAAGTTGAAGCTGAGGCGGTGATCACTGGTGTATGCGAAACTGATTTCTCAGGCTATCCAGATTGCCGTGATGAGTTTGTTAAAGCGCTGAATCAAGCTGTTGTACTTGGAATGGCTAAAGATGTTCGTTTCGAAACGCCTTTGATGTGGCTGAATAAAGCCGAAACATGGGCCCTTGCCGATTATTGGGGACAACTGTCATTAGTTAAAGCGCATACGTTAACCTGCTATAACGGTATCGCTGGTTCTGGATGCGGTGACTGCGCGGCCTGCCACTTACGGGCTAAAGGCCTTGAAGAATACCTCAAGGCGCCGGAAGAAACCTTGAAAAGCTTAAAGCAAAAAAATCAGCTTAATTAG
- a CDS encoding Lrp/AsnC family transcriptional regulator, with protein MIDKIDRKLLSLLQEDCTLSLQALADAVNLTATPCWKRLKKLEEEGVILSQVALLNPEKLELTLTAFMFLKTLHHNREWYVDFVQQINMMPEVLACHRLTGEYDYLLRVQVKDMKCYDNFYKMLVNSIDGLSVVTSSFSMEEIKYTTALPL; from the coding sequence ATGATAGATAAAATTGATCGTAAGTTACTTTCTCTCTTACAAGAAGATTGTACCCTTTCCTTACAAGCACTAGCTGACGCGGTAAACTTGACCGCAACTCCCTGTTGGAAACGGCTAAAAAAATTAGAGGAAGAAGGGGTGATTCTTAGCCAAGTAGCGCTACTGAATCCTGAAAAATTGGAACTCACCCTCACTGCCTTTATGTTCCTTAAAACCTTGCATCATAATCGTGAATGGTATGTCGATTTTGTTCAGCAAATTAACATGATGCCAGAAGTTTTAGCCTGTCATCGACTCACGGGTGAATATGATTATCTTTTGCGTGTACAGGTTAAGGATATGAAATGCTACGACAATTTTTATAAAATGCTGGTTAATAGCATCGATGGCTTGAGTGTGGTGACATCAAGTTTCTCAATGGAGGAAATTAAATACACCACGGCATTGCCATTATAA
- the glnK gene encoding P-II family nitrogen regulator: MKLVTVVIKPFKLEDVREALSSIGIQGLTVTEVKGFGRQKGHAELYRGAEYSVNFLPKVKIDIAIAEDQLEEVIEVITKAAYTGKIGDGKIFVSNLERVIRIRTGEIDESAL, translated from the coding sequence ATGAAACTAGTGACGGTAGTGATCAAGCCTTTCAAACTTGAAGATGTACGTGAAGCGCTATCTTCAATCGGTATTCAAGGATTAACAGTAACGGAAGTTAAAGGTTTCGGTCGCCAGAAGGGCCACGCTGAGCTTTACCGCGGTGCAGAGTATAGTGTGAATTTCCTGCCGAAGGTCAAAATTGATATTGCGATTGCTGAAGACCAGTTAGAGGAAGTCATTGAGGTCATTACCAAGGCAGCTTACACCGGAAAAATTGGAGACGGTAAAATTTTCGTCTCCAATTTGGAACGAGTTATTCGTATTCGCACAGGCGAAATCGATGAGTCGGCTTTGTAA
- the amtB gene encoding ammonium transporter AmtB, whose translation MKKIVSLLSLFAALGLPSLAFAAPEPTASGADNGFMMICTALVLFMTVPGVALFYGGLIRGKNVLSLMTQVSVTFALVCVVWVVYGYSLTFSEGNNFFGGFQWTLLKGIELKAVMGSIYQYIHVAYQASFACITVALVVGALAERVRFSAVLIFSLLWVTFSYFPIAHMVWANGLLAKDGALDFAGGTVVHINAAIGGLVGAWVLGKRSGFGKEAFKPHNLPMVFTGTAILYIGWFGFNAGSAASANEIAALAFVNTIVATAGAILSWTFGEWAIRGKPSLLGACSGFIAGLVAITPACGYVGVGGALVIGVVGGLAGIWGVTGLKRFLRVDDPCDVFGVHGVCGIVGCLLTGVFASSSLGGVGYAEGVTMGHQVWIQLLSCLVTIVWSGVVAFISFKIADMTVGLRVSEDLEREGLDVNSHGENAYNQ comes from the coding sequence ATGAAAAAAATAGTTTCACTGCTAAGTTTATTTGCTGCATTAGGGCTGCCTAGTTTAGCCTTTGCTGCGCCTGAGCCTACTGCCAGTGGCGCAGATAACGGCTTTATGATGATTTGTACCGCGCTTGTCTTATTTATGACGGTTCCTGGTGTTGCCCTGTTTTACGGTGGTCTTATTCGGGGTAAAAATGTTTTATCGCTCATGACTCAAGTCTCCGTGACTTTTGCCTTGGTCTGTGTGGTCTGGGTGGTATATGGTTACTCACTGACCTTCAGTGAAGGAAACAACTTTTTTGGCGGTTTTCAATGGACGCTTTTAAAAGGTATTGAACTCAAAGCGGTGATGGGAAGTATTTATCAATATATTCATGTCGCCTATCAAGCTTCATTTGCCTGTATTACGGTAGCGCTAGTTGTCGGGGCGTTAGCGGAACGCGTACGTTTCTCTGCAGTATTAATATTTTCGCTGCTGTGGGTAACTTTCTCATATTTCCCTATCGCTCACATGGTTTGGGCTAACGGTCTTTTAGCAAAAGATGGCGCCTTGGATTTCGCGGGAGGAACGGTTGTGCATATCAATGCAGCAATCGGTGGCCTTGTGGGGGCTTGGGTGTTAGGTAAACGTAGCGGTTTTGGTAAAGAAGCTTTTAAACCTCACAACCTCCCTATGGTCTTTACAGGAACGGCGATTCTCTATATCGGCTGGTTTGGCTTCAATGCAGGCTCTGCAGCATCAGCCAACGAAATTGCGGCGCTCGCCTTTGTGAATACTATTGTGGCTACGGCTGGTGCTATTCTGTCTTGGACATTTGGCGAGTGGGCGATACGAGGTAAACCTTCACTGCTAGGTGCTTGTTCAGGGTTCATTGCCGGATTAGTCGCAATCACTCCAGCCTGTGGCTATGTTGGAGTGGGTGGCGCGCTAGTGATCGGGGTAGTAGGTGGATTGGCCGGTATCTGGGGTGTGACAGGATTAAAACGTTTCCTTAGAGTCGATGATCCATGTGATGTTTTTGGTGTACACGGCGTTTGCGGTATCGTTGGCTGTCTATTGACCGGCGTCTTTGCTTCATCTTCTCTAGGTGGAGTAGGCTACGCGGAAGGTGTAACAATGGGGCACCAAGTATGGATTCAGTTGTTAAGCTGTTTAGTCACTATCGTCTGGTCGGGTGTCGTCGCATTTATTAGCTTCAAAATTGCAGACATGACGGTTGGATTAAGAGTGAGTGAAGACCTAGAGCGCGAAGGCCTTGATGTGAACAGTCATGGCGAGAACGCTTACAACCAATAA
- a CDS encoding acyl-CoA thioesterase domain-containing protein, producing MSQALNALTDLLSLTKVGSLEFKGQCENLGLRQVFGGQVIAQAISAAQQSIIDERHIHSCHSYFLRPGDSSLPIDYEVEILRDGRSLSARRVKALQNEQLIFTMTASFHTVEPGFSHQAEMPLSPPPLSLATEQELVRQLSPTAINKRFVNAFSAERALEIRPVQAYNPLKGHVSEGKRQLWLKVNGHIDENSFIQSALLGYASDLNFLPVALQPHGKGFLEEDMQVATVDHSIWFHRPINLNDWLLYDIDSPSAQNSRGFVRGAFYDKHGDLIASTAQEGVVRQRVTIS from the coding sequence ATGAGCCAAGCACTTAACGCGTTAACCGATTTACTTAGCCTAACAAAAGTCGGTTCCTTGGAATTTAAAGGCCAGTGTGAGAATCTTGGACTACGCCAAGTTTTCGGCGGGCAGGTTATTGCTCAAGCGATTAGCGCGGCGCAACAATCAATCATTGATGAACGCCACATTCACTCTTGCCATAGCTATTTTTTACGCCCTGGCGATAGCTCTCTACCCATTGATTATGAAGTAGAAATATTACGTGATGGCAGAAGCTTAAGCGCAAGACGAGTTAAAGCACTACAAAATGAACAGTTGATTTTTACGATGACCGCCTCGTTTCATACTGTTGAGCCTGGTTTCTCACATCAAGCCGAGATGCCTTTATCCCCTCCCCCGCTCTCTTTGGCCACTGAACAAGAACTTGTAAGACAACTCTCGCCGACCGCTATCAATAAACGATTTGTTAATGCTTTTAGTGCAGAACGAGCCTTAGAAATTCGACCAGTTCAGGCTTACAATCCTTTAAAAGGCCACGTCAGTGAAGGAAAGCGTCAATTATGGTTGAAGGTGAACGGTCATATTGACGAAAATTCGTTCATTCAAAGTGCCCTGTTAGGTTATGCCTCCGATCTCAATTTTCTTCCAGTAGCCTTACAACCTCACGGCAAAGGTTTTTTAGAAGAGGATATGCAAGTTGCGACGGTTGACCATTCAATTTGGTTCCATCGCCCCATTAATCTCAACGACTGGCTACTCTATGATATCGACAGCCCTTCAGCGCAAAATAGTCGTGGCTTTGTGCGAGGTGCTTTCTACGATAAACATGGCGATCTTATTGCCTCGACCGCTCAGGAAGGCGTTGTACGGCAGCGGGTTACAATATCTTAA
- a CDS encoding YbaY family lipoprotein, with the protein MKTKQILGGLLISLAVTSCASHSGSPVPIANDPTTKAVAPFSLNGSVFVRQRMAIPANAVLTVTLSDASGGPGQTKVLAQQVQTLSGKQSPFNYVLPLQGVQIGATTQALLTAAITLNGKVIFASDQLQPITSVASQKKDINLVAVPQIALPVAAQ; encoded by the coding sequence ATGAAAACTAAACAGATATTGGGCGGATTACTTATCTCATTAGCAGTCACATCCTGCGCGAGCCACAGCGGTTCACCTGTACCAATTGCTAACGATCCAACAACTAAAGCAGTGGCGCCATTCTCACTCAACGGTTCGGTGTTTGTTCGTCAACGTATGGCAATTCCAGCTAATGCTGTGTTAACCGTAACCTTATCTGATGCTTCAGGCGGGCCAGGGCAAACCAAGGTACTTGCGCAACAAGTTCAAACCTTATCCGGTAAGCAATCACCCTTTAATTATGTTTTACCGCTACAAGGTGTACAAATCGGAGCAACGACTCAAGCATTGCTAACGGCAGCAATCACCTTAAATGGTAAAGTTATTTTTGCTTCTGACCAATTGCAACCTATTACTAGCGTGGCAAGTCAGAAAAAAGATATCAACTTGGTGGCTGTTCCACAAATCGCCTTACCTGTCGCAGCGCAATAA
- a CDS encoding MGMT family protein has product MYSLAPSFEQRVWLVLDAIPYGTVASYGDIALLAGHPRAARQVGRILKHLPSHSQLPWYRVIAQQGTISLSGERGATQRDVLRKEGIVISETGRIDMKKYRWRPESTNDARG; this is encoded by the coding sequence ATGTATTCATTAGCCCCCTCGTTTGAACAACGCGTTTGGCTCGTCCTCGATGCTATCCCTTATGGTACAGTTGCCAGTTATGGTGACATTGCTCTTTTAGCAGGGCACCCTCGCGCAGCACGCCAAGTAGGTCGAATATTGAAGCATCTCCCTAGCCACTCTCAGCTTCCTTGGTATAGAGTCATTGCCCAACAGGGGACTATATCGTTATCAGGAGAACGTGGCGCTACACAGCGCGATGTATTGCGCAAAGAAGGGATCGTAATCAGCGAAACAGGCAGAATAGATATGAAGAAGTATCGTTGGCGGCCAGAGTCCACCAACGATGCAAGAGGATAA
- a CDS encoding HHA domain-containing protein, translating into MNTNTLPLTKNDYLMRLRRCRSIETLERVIEKNKYELSDDELVVFYSAADHRLAELTMNKLYDKVPATVWKYVR; encoded by the coding sequence ATGAATACCAACACTTTGCCGTTGACTAAGAATGATTACTTAATGCGTCTTAGACGCTGCCGCTCTATCGAGACCTTAGAAAGGGTAATTGAGAAGAATAAATACGAATTATCTGATGACGAGCTGGTAGTTTTCTACTCTGCCGCGGATCATCGTCTTGCCGAATTAACCATGAACAAACTCTACGATAAAGTTCCTGCAACCGTATGGAAATACGTTCGCTAA
- the tomB gene encoding Hha toxicity modulator TomB produces the protein MMDEYTPKHFDRAQLEYLCEKLYTECESLLSENTQFTVNDPTATESLLLNDFIEHIANVGINYKIKYSQDTALIEALDQFLDHSSQLLGNYGVTPKEIKEWKQLSATLFQFFNKTINKYE, from the coding sequence ATGATGGATGAATATACGCCAAAACATTTCGATAGGGCACAACTCGAATATCTTTGTGAAAAACTCTATACCGAATGTGAGTCGTTACTCAGCGAAAATACGCAATTTACTGTGAACGATCCTACTGCCACAGAATCTCTATTATTAAACGATTTTATTGAACATATCGCTAATGTAGGAATCAATTATAAAATTAAATATTCACAAGATACTGCACTAATCGAAGCGCTTGATCAGTTTTTAGACCATTCTTCCCAGCTGCTGGGAAATTATGGTGTTACACCCAAAGAAATCAAAGAATGGAAACAATTGTCCGCAACACTTTTCCAATTTTTTAATAAAACGATAAATAAGTATGAGTAA